The following are encoded in a window of Phragmites australis chromosome 22, lpPhrAust1.1, whole genome shotgun sequence genomic DNA:
- the LOC133905527 gene encoding uncharacterized protein LOC133905527, whose amino-acid sequence MDEVELQLSKEQIDEFREAFSLFDKDGDGTITTKELGTVMRSLGQSPTEAELQDMVDEVDADGSGAIDFHEFLTLLARKMRDAGADDELREAFRVFDQDQNGFISRDELRHVLENLGERLSDEELAEMLREADVDGDGQINYTEFAKVMMAK is encoded by the exons ATGGACGAGGTGGAGCTGCAGCTGAGCAAGGAGCAGATCGACGAGTTCCGGGAGGCCTTCAGCCTCTTCGACAAAGATGGCGACG GGACGATCACGACCAAGGAGCTCGGGACGGTGATGCGTTCGCTGGGGCAGAGCCCCACGGAGGCGGAGCTGCAGGACATGGTCGACGAGGTGgacgccgacggcagcggcgccATCGACTTCCACGAGTTCCTCACCCTCCTGGCCCGCAAGATGCGCGACGCCGGCGCCGACGACGAGCTCCGCGAGGCCTTCCGCGTCTTCGACCAGGACCAGAACGGCTTCATCTCCCGCGACGAGCTGCGCCACGTCCTGGAGAACCTCGGCGAGCGCCTCTCCGACGAGGAGCTCGCCGAGATGCTGCGCGAGGCCGACGTCGACGGCGACGGGCAGATCAACTACACCGAGTTCGCCAAGGTCATGATGGCCAAGTGA